A stretch of Betaproteobacteria bacterium DNA encodes these proteins:
- the pilW gene encoding type IV pilus biogenesis/stability protein PilW yields the protein MLTVTRKDFVLRKLWGGLVALSLVSALLTGCVSQTTVEVKVAEQAGNSGPAQRAQIHTERAGEYYRLGNLSVALDAGQQAVAVLPTYAPAYNMLGIIYMQLREDAKAAQAFEQALKLAPNDPETLNNFGWYVCQRQNPVEAMQYFRAALKDPLYNSPERAMHNAGVCARKAGDIATAEAQFRAALQRQPRYGPSLLELAELTFAQGRVKESEAYLIRHMQVMQASSADALLLGVRVARANGDKTAETSYLQQLRRRFPDSSQSRAATEIR from the coding sequence ATGTTGACCGTCACTCGAAAGGACTTCGTGTTGAGAAAATTGTGGGGTGGATTAGTTGCGCTCTCGCTGGTTTCCGCGCTGCTGACGGGTTGTGTTTCGCAAACAACCGTGGAGGTGAAAGTCGCCGAGCAGGCAGGAAACAGCGGCCCGGCACAGCGTGCACAGATCCACACCGAGCGAGCCGGCGAGTATTATCGTCTCGGCAACCTGAGCGTCGCGCTCGATGCGGGTCAGCAGGCGGTGGCGGTATTACCGACGTATGCGCCGGCGTACAACATGCTTGGGATCATCTATATGCAGTTGCGTGAGGATGCGAAAGCCGCGCAGGCATTTGAGCAGGCGTTAAAGCTCGCCCCGAACGACCCGGAGACGCTAAATAACTTTGGCTGGTATGTCTGCCAGCGGCAAAACCCCGTCGAGGCGATGCAGTATTTTCGCGCCGCGTTGAAAGACCCACTTTACAACAGCCCGGAGCGGGCCATGCACAATGCCGGCGTATGTGCCCGCAAGGCCGGTGATATTGCGACGGCAGAAGCCCAATTCCGTGCCGCGCTTCAGCGGCAGCCTCGTTACGGTCCGTCGCTGCTTGAACTCGCCGAGCTCACGTTTGCGCAAGGCCGCGTCAAGGAATCCGAGGCATATCTGATTCGGCACATGCAGGTTATGCAGGCATCGAGTGCGGACGCGCTTCTGCTCGGCGTGCGTGTTGCGCGCGCCAACGGCGACAAGACCGCGGAAACAAGCTACTTGCAACAATTGCGTCGCCGGTTTCCCGATTCATCGCAATCCCGTGCGGCAACCGAAATACGCTAA
- the rlmN gene encoding 23S rRNA (adenine(2503)-C(2))-methyltransferase RlmN gives MAVPQHARGEKPNLLGMTLPEMTGFFADLGEKPFRAKQVFRWIHHFGADNFESMTDLAKSLREKLPGVATITPPILMTEQASKDGTRKWLLDVGTGNGIEVVFIPEDDRGTLCVSSQVGCALDCTFCSTGKQGFNRNLTSAEIIWQLWWANKAMGRDPKGERIVSNVVMMGMGEPLANFENVTAAMEIMLDDHGYGLSRRRVTLSTSGIVPALKRLKDRCPVALAVSLHAPNDALRNVLVPINQKYPLAELLATIRDYLDAAPRDFVTFEYVMLDGVNDSVQHAHELVTLVGDLPCKFNLIPWNPFPEAPYRRSSNNAIHRFREVLQNAGFVVTIRKTRGEDIDAACGQLAGQVVDKSNRTQGMPGTQGSQVINVVHVVRAAA, from the coding sequence ATGGCCGTTCCCCAGCACGCCAGAGGCGAAAAGCCCAATCTTCTCGGCATGACCTTGCCAGAGATGACGGGTTTTTTCGCCGATTTGGGGGAGAAGCCGTTTCGCGCGAAGCAAGTGTTCCGCTGGATCCATCATTTTGGCGCGGACAATTTCGAGTCGATGACCGATCTCGCCAAGTCTTTGCGCGAAAAACTCCCTGGCGTGGCGACGATCACCCCGCCGATCCTGATGACCGAACAGGCATCGAAAGACGGGACGCGAAAATGGCTGCTGGATGTGGGTACCGGCAACGGCATCGAAGTGGTGTTCATCCCCGAGGACGACCGCGGCACGTTGTGCGTTTCTTCGCAGGTTGGTTGCGCGCTTGACTGCACCTTTTGCTCGACCGGCAAGCAGGGATTTAACCGCAATCTCACCAGTGCCGAGATCATCTGGCAGTTATGGTGGGCCAATAAGGCAATGGGCCGTGATCCGAAAGGTGAACGCATTGTCAGCAACGTGGTGATGATGGGCATGGGTGAGCCATTGGCGAATTTTGAAAATGTCACCGCCGCCATGGAGATCATGCTGGATGACCATGGATACGGCCTCTCGCGTCGTCGCGTGACGCTTTCCACCAGTGGTATCGTGCCAGCGCTGAAGCGATTGAAAGATCGTTGCCCGGTCGCACTGGCTGTTTCGTTGCACGCGCCGAACGACGCGTTGCGTAACGTATTGGTGCCGATCAACCAGAAATATCCGCTGGCCGAGCTGCTTGCCACCATTCGCGATTATCTTGATGCTGCGCCGCGTGATTTCGTCACGTTCGAATACGTGATGCTCGATGGCGTCAACGATTCGGTGCAACACGCGCATGAACTGGTCACGCTGGTGGGGGATCTGCCGTGCAAATTCAATCTCATTCCGTGGAACCCGTTTCCCGAAGCGCCGTACCGGCGTTCAAGCAATAACGCGATCCATCGTTTCCGCGAAGTGTTGCAGAATGCGGGTTTTGTGGTCACGATCAGAAAGACGCGCGGTGAAGATATCGATGCCGCCTGCGGACAGCTGGCAGGGCAGGTTGTCGACAAGTCAAATCGCACACAGGGCATGCCAGGTACGCAGGGTTCGCAGGTCATCAATGTGGTACATGTTGTGCGGGCCGCTGCGTGA
- the ndk gene encoding nucleoside-diphosphate kinase, producing MAIERTLSIIKPDAVAKNVIGEIYSRFEKAGLKIIAARMTHLSRAEAEGFYAVHKARPFFNDLVSFMISGPVMIQVLEGEGAILKHRDLMGATDPKKAAPGTIRADFADSIDANAVHGSDAAETAAVEIAYYFPALNVYSR from the coding sequence ATGGCAATTGAACGCACACTCTCCATCATCAAACCCGATGCCGTCGCCAAGAACGTCATCGGTGAGATTTATTCCCGTTTTGAAAAAGCCGGCCTGAAGATAATCGCTGCCCGCATGACGCACCTTTCACGTGCTGAAGCGGAAGGGTTTTATGCCGTGCACAAGGCGCGGCCGTTCTTCAACGACCTCGTTTCGTTCATGATCTCCGGTCCCGTCATGATTCAGGTACTGGAAGGCGAGGGCGCTATCCTCAAGCATCGCGACCTGATGGGCGCGACTGACCCGAAGAAGGCGGCGCCCGGCACCATCCGCGCGGATTTCGCCGATTCAATCGATGCGAATGCGGTGCATGGTTCCGACGCGGCGGAAACAGCTGCCGTGGAGATCGCATATTATTTTCCCGCGCTGAACGTTTATTCGCGGTAA
- the tilS gene encoding tRNA lysidine(34) synthetase TilS: protein MNSAHLLPAAIENTLIRLEVAGHHVCIGLSGGMDSVVLLESLVRLREALGLQLSAIHVHHGLSPNADQWTAFCQSLCEARSVPLKVSRVVVDRSRPGGVESVARDARYAAFDAVDADFLALGQHADDQAETVLHQILRGTGLKGMAGMGEIRHLREGLTLIRPLLEIPHADVEAFAKANALEWIVDESNADTAYTRNFIRHTLTPKISERFPHYRESLARTGRHAAEADEMLSALAEIDLKWDGRNAYAEALDQLPLPRQVNALYHWLQWQQVRGEQK from the coding sequence ATGAACTCGGCTCATTTGCTACCGGCAGCCATCGAAAACACCCTAATTAGACTTGAAGTGGCGGGACACCACGTCTGCATCGGTCTGTCGGGCGGCATGGATTCCGTCGTATTGCTTGAGTCGCTGGTGCGATTGCGTGAGGCACTTGGCCTGCAACTTTCCGCCATTCATGTCCACCACGGCTTGAGTCCTAATGCGGATCAATGGACGGCATTTTGCCAATCCCTTTGTGAGGCCCGGTCGGTGCCCTTGAAAGTTTCCAGGGTCGTGGTGGACCGATCGCGTCCCGGTGGCGTCGAATCGGTTGCGCGCGACGCGCGTTACGCCGCGTTTGACGCCGTCGATGCGGATTTCCTCGCGCTGGGCCAACACGCGGACGATCAAGCCGAGACCGTATTGCACCAGATTCTGCGCGGCACGGGATTGAAAGGCATGGCGGGAATGGGGGAGATCCGCCACCTGCGTGAAGGCTTGACGCTGATTCGCCCGCTGCTTGAAATTCCCCATGCTGACGTTGAAGCGTTTGCCAAAGCGAATGCACTGGAATGGATTGTCGATGAGTCCAACGCGGATACGGCGTACACCCGCAACTTCATTCGTCATACGTTGACACCGAAAATTTCGGAGCGCTTTCCTCACTATCGCGAATCGCTGGCACGTACCGGGCGGCATGCGGCGGAAGCCGATGAAATGTTGTCTGCGCTGGCCGAAATCGATCTGAAATGGGATGGGCGCAATGCCTACGCGGAAGCGCTCGACCAATTGCCGCTGCCACGACAAGTAAATGCCCTCTATCACTGGCTGCAATGGCAGCAAGTGCGTGGCGAACAGAAATAG
- a CDS encoding acetyl-CoA carboxylase carboxyltransferase subunit alpha: MSSPKFNFLDFEQPIAELEAKIEELRYVQDDSAVDISAEIDKLARKSQTLTKDIYAKLSAWQISQVARHPQRPYTLDYIGMVMTDFEELHGDRSYADDAAIVGGLARFNGQSVMVIGHQKGRDTKERQFRNFGMPKPEGYRKALRMMKLAEKFGIPIVTFIDTPGAYPGVGAEERGQSEAIGHNLYVLAGLRVPIVCTIIGEGGSGGALAIAVGDVTYMLQYSTYSVISPEGCAAILWKDSARASEAAEALGITAPKLKALGLVDKVLTEPLGGAHRDPQAMALTLKKAIADSLKTLAEKTPDKLVQDRQKKLLEIGKFKELSD, from the coding sequence ATGAGCTCACCAAAATTCAACTTTCTCGATTTCGAGCAGCCTATCGCCGAGCTGGAGGCGAAAATCGAGGAACTGCGCTACGTGCAGGACGATTCCGCCGTCGACATTTCCGCAGAAATCGACAAGCTGGCCCGAAAAAGCCAGACGCTCACCAAGGATATTTACGCCAAACTTTCCGCGTGGCAGATATCGCAGGTCGCCCGTCATCCACAGCGCCCCTACACGCTCGATTACATTGGCATGGTCATGACCGATTTCGAGGAACTGCATGGCGATCGCTCGTATGCAGATGATGCGGCCATCGTTGGCGGGTTGGCGCGATTCAACGGGCAAAGCGTGATGGTGATCGGCCATCAAAAAGGCCGCGATACCAAGGAACGCCAGTTCCGCAACTTTGGCATGCCGAAGCCGGAGGGCTATCGCAAGGCGCTGCGTATGATGAAGCTCGCCGAGAAGTTCGGCATCCCTATCGTTACTTTCATTGATACGCCCGGCGCATACCCGGGCGTCGGCGCCGAGGAGCGCGGGCAGTCGGAGGCGATCGGGCACAATCTCTATGTGCTGGCGGGACTGCGCGTGCCGATCGTATGCACGATCATCGGCGAAGGCGGTTCCGGCGGCGCCCTCGCGATTGCGGTGGGCGATGTGACCTACATGCTCCAGTACTCGACGTATTCGGTGATATCGCCCGAGGGCTGCGCGGCGATCCTGTGGAAGGATTCTGCGCGAGCGTCCGAGGCGGCCGAAGCTCTCGGCATCACGGCGCCAAAACTGAAGGCGCTGGGACTGGTCGACAAAGTATTGACCGAACCACTTGGTGGCGCGCATCGTGATCCACAGGCGATGGCCCTTACATTGAAGAAGGCAATTGCCGACTCACTCAAAACGCTTGCCGAAAAGACGCCGGACAAACTGGTACAGGATCGGCAGAAAAAGCTTCTTGAGATCGGGAAGTTCAAGGAGCTTTCGGATTAG
- a CDS encoding cob(I)yrinic acid a,c-diamide adenosyltransferase — translation MANRLSKITTRTGDDGTTGLGDGSRIHKSALRVMVLGDIDELNSTLGVLLAESLPASARTRLTRIQNQLFDLGGEVCIPGYRVITEAQVIYLDDAIRQLNDILPPLKEFILPGGSRAAAICHVARTIARRAERSLAALAVDEKMSESALHYLNRLSDFLFVQARTLNREAGIADVLWQREPEPGRARRYGREIDTLTMADTIANDQLAILLAQCGLGNRAAFAQLYDATKSKLFSVSLRIVRERHIAEEVLQDSFVNIWNNAAKYATVKSAPMTWMTAIVRNRSLDIVRRPFLEVADENDFFALNMEDLTPGPQDLLATRRDQVKIEHCMKGLDGEQLQTISLAFFQGLSHSEVADHLGRPLGTVKTHIRRGLLKLKGCLES, via the coding sequence ATGGCAAACCGACTGAGCAAAATCACCACGCGCACCGGCGACGACGGCACCACCGGACTGGGGGACGGTTCCCGCATTCACAAAAGCGCGCTACGCGTAATGGTGCTGGGAGATATCGACGAGCTCAATAGCACGCTGGGCGTTCTGCTGGCCGAATCGCTGCCAGCGTCCGCGCGCACGCGGCTGACGCGAATCCAGAACCAGCTATTTGATCTGGGAGGCGAAGTCTGCATTCCGGGGTATCGCGTGATCACCGAAGCACAGGTGATCTATCTCGACGACGCTATCCGTCAATTAAATGACATCTTGCCGCCATTAAAAGAATTCATATTGCCTGGCGGCTCACGCGCCGCGGCGATTTGCCATGTTGCCCGCACCATTGCGCGACGGGCGGAACGCTCGCTGGCCGCATTGGCGGTTGACGAAAAGATGTCCGAAAGCGCATTGCATTACCTGAATCGGCTATCCGACTTCCTGTTTGTCCAGGCACGAACGCTGAATCGCGAGGCGGGTATTGCAGACGTCCTCTGGCAGCGTGAGCCTGAACCCGGCCGCGCCCGCCGATACGGGCGGGAAATCGACACCCTGACGATGGCTGACACAATTGCCAATGATCAGCTTGCCATATTGCTTGCCCAATGTGGTTTGGGCAACCGGGCCGCATTCGCGCAGCTCTACGACGCAACAAAATCGAAACTGTTTTCGGTTTCGCTTCGTATAGTACGTGAGCGGCACATTGCCGAGGAAGTACTACAGGACAGTTTTGTGAACATCTGGAACAACGCTGCAAAATATGCCACCGTCAAATCGGCGCCCATGACGTGGATGACAGCTATTGTGCGTAACCGCAGCCTCGATATCGTCCGCCGCCCATTCCTTGAGGTGGCCGATGAAAACGACTTTTTCGCGCTTAACATGGAAGATTTGACGCCTGGACCGCAGGACCTGCTTGCAACCAGGCGCGACCAGGTGAAAATCGAACACTGCATGAAAGGGCTCGACGGCGAACAGTTGCAGACCATTTCGCTGGCCTTTTTCCAGGGACTTTCACATAGCGAGGTGGCGGATCATCTCGGGCGTCCACTCGGAACGGTCAAAACCCATATTCGCCGCGGCCTGCTCAAGCTGAAGGGGTGCCTCGAATCATGA
- a CDS encoding anti-sigma factor — protein sequence MRSGSRPSSRPHACGPAFRHKSPRPTRPRRDKAASGLWQNMGFWRNLGLGATGLAAALLVAVVTVKPVEQEPILMSVLAEDNNDVRVYIEQPESGLLQVTMLKPWNIRPGIAHELWVLPKAGTPRSLGVINSAADTHIKLTGLDAKLVNGALFAVSLEPPGGSPTGTPTGKVVCKGTIAWMPPKSAKTRAQT from the coding sequence TTGCGCAGCGGCTCCCGGCCATCGAGCCGCCCGCACGCGTGTGGGCCAGCATTCAGGCACAAATCTCCAAGACCGACGCGTCCGCGCCGGGATAAGGCGGCATCGGGATTGTGGCAAAACATGGGTTTTTGGCGCAATTTGGGCCTGGGCGCCACGGGACTCGCGGCCGCATTGCTGGTCGCCGTCGTCACGGTAAAGCCGGTCGAACAGGAACCGATTCTCATGTCGGTGCTTGCCGAGGACAATAACGATGTACGCGTGTATATCGAACAACCCGAATCGGGTTTGCTGCAAGTTACGATGCTCAAGCCGTGGAATATCAGGCCGGGCATTGCCCATGAATTGTGGGTACTGCCTAAAGCCGGTACGCCGCGTTCCCTGGGTGTGATCAATAGTGCTGCCGATACGCACATTAAGTTGACCGGGCTCGACGCCAAACTGGTCAATGGCGCCTTGTTTGCGGTGTCGCTGGAGCCGCCCGGAGGATCTCCCACGGGCACTCCCACCGGCAAGGTCGTCTGCAAAGGGACAATTGCGTGGATGCCGCCAAAGTCCGCGAAAACGCGCGCGCAGACTTAG
- a CDS encoding cobalamin-binding protein: MHSMFARVALAVLSVAGSCLIFAQPVESLHDDEGRPALLGTPAVRMVTLAPSLTELVFAAGAGDKLVGLSAYSDYPAEARGLPQVADAAGISWESLLALKPDLVLAWKGGTRPADIARLNRLGVNVFVIEIKQLADVSRALRSIGTLVGRPGPAEWAADTFQRQLDTLRDANAGKPAVKLFVEISSRPLMTVNRDHVISEMIRLCGGANVFEDMTSLVSEPSREELMVRAPDAILFGKSSNEKRFANAPAYAGLAPVRDGNVYGVTADYAFRPGPRLLMAAREICDALDLSRAKLKAGAKATR, from the coding sequence ATGCATTCCATGTTTGCCCGCGTTGCTCTTGCGGTGCTGTCAGTTGCAGGTTCGTGCCTGATATTCGCGCAGCCGGTGGAATCATTACATGACGATGAGGGGCGACCGGCATTGCTCGGCACACCCGCCGTGCGGATGGTGACACTGGCGCCGTCACTTACGGAGTTGGTGTTCGCGGCCGGTGCGGGCGACAAGCTGGTGGGTCTGTCAGCGTATAGCGATTATCCCGCTGAGGCGCGCGGGCTTCCACAGGTTGCTGATGCAGCCGGTATTTCGTGGGAAAGTCTGCTGGCGCTGAAGCCGGACCTGGTATTGGCGTGGAAGGGCGGCACGCGTCCGGCGGATATTGCTCGATTGAACAGGCTCGGCGTCAATGTGTTTGTTATTGAGATCAAGCAACTCGCCGATGTATCGCGCGCGCTTCGGTCAATCGGCACGCTGGTCGGCCGACCCGGTCCCGCGGAATGGGCGGCCGATACATTTCAGCGCCAGCTCGACACGCTTCGCGACGCAAACGCAGGCAAACCGGCTGTCAAATTGTTCGTTGAGATTTCCTCCAGGCCGCTGATGACTGTCAATCGCGACCACGTCATCTCCGAGATGATCCGTCTTTGTGGTGGCGCAAACGTTTTCGAAGATATGACGAGCCTGGTGAGTGAACCATCGCGGGAAGAGTTGATGGTGCGTGCACCCGATGCAATCTTGTTCGGAAAATCGTCAAACGAAAAGCGATTTGCCAATGCGCCCGCCTACGCGGGGTTGGCGCCTGTTCGCGACGGAAATGTCTACGGCGTTACCGCGGATTACGCGTTTCGACCCGGGCCGCGCCTGCTGATGGCGGCAAGAGAAATTTGCGATGCGCTGGATCTCAGCCGTGCGAAATTGAAAGCCGGAGCTAAAGCGACACGCTAA
- a CDS encoding 3-deoxy-7-phosphoheptulonate synthase, which produces MGFRSPTPASAGRIPRNSCSNLPPRCANAARIRPNNMAIELRILGRHQADEHDTGFSYNGVTFSQDNLHTFAGLNAVDSREYVAQTFACLQEHGQVCARMGAYKPRTSPYSFQGMGKECLPWVFELAGKYGIKIISMEVTCDGHVDEINEALSRTGDPTGVMLQIGTRNTQNFELLKAVGRQKKFPVLLKRGFGITLDESLMAAEYCASEGNTRIVFGLRGMKTNFGDPHRNLVDFAHVPVVHRLTRMPVCVDPSHSVGTRGASPDGILDVFHVAAQGVIAGANMLLVDMHPMPKKSLVDAQQAITLQELPYFLEDVAIARAAYEQRRALAARVHETLSAAA; this is translated from the coding sequence ATGGGGTTTCGGTCACCGACGCCTGCATCGGCTGGGCGGATACCGAGAAACTCCTGCAGCAACTTGCCGCCGCGGTGCGCGAACGCCGCAAGAATACGCCCGAATAACATGGCCATTGAACTCAGAATACTGGGCCGGCATCAGGCAGACGAACACGATACCGGTTTCAGCTACAACGGTGTCACGTTCTCGCAGGATAATCTGCATACCTTTGCAGGGCTGAACGCGGTCGATTCCCGTGAGTACGTCGCGCAGACATTCGCGTGCCTGCAAGAGCACGGCCAGGTCTGTGCCCGGATGGGGGCGTACAAGCCCCGCACCAGCCCATATTCATTCCAGGGCATGGGCAAGGAATGCCTGCCATGGGTGTTTGAGCTGGCCGGAAAATATGGCATCAAGATTATCTCGATGGAGGTCACCTGCGACGGCCATGTTGACGAGATCAATGAGGCACTGAGCCGAACTGGCGATCCGACGGGGGTTATGCTGCAAATCGGTACCCGCAATACGCAAAACTTTGAATTGCTGAAAGCGGTGGGGCGGCAGAAGAAATTTCCGGTTTTGCTGAAGCGCGGCTTTGGTATCACACTTGATGAGTCATTGATGGCGGCCGAGTATTGCGCGTCGGAAGGCAATACCCGGATTGTCTTTGGCCTGCGGGGCATGAAAACAAATTTTGGCGACCCGCATCGCAACCTGGTCGATTTCGCGCACGTGCCGGTCGTGCACCGCCTGACCCGCATGCCAGTGTGCGTCGATCCTTCGCATTCGGTTGGCACGCGCGGCGCGTCACCCGATGGCATTCTGGATGTGTTCCACGTCGCCGCGCAGGGGGTGATCGCAGGCGCCAACATGTTGCTCGTCGACATGCACCCCATGCCGAAGAAATCCCTCGTGGACGCACAGCAGGCGATCACGCTGCAGGAACTGCCGTATTTCCTGGAGGATGTTGCAATCGCCCGGGCCGCGTATGAGCAGCGGCGTGCATTGGCGGCGAGGGTGCATGAAACGTTGAGCGCAGCGGCCTGA
- the aroG gene encoding 3-deoxy-7-phosphoheptulonate synthase AroG has protein sequence MTYNTDDVRIRGTKELAPPLQLMREFPCTEKASSTVYRARDEIHRIMHRGDDRLLVIVGPCSIHDYDAAIEYAQRLQALRISLEPDLTIVMRVYFEKPRTTVGWKGFINDPNLDESFDINKGLKLSRKLLLDINEMGLAAATEYLDLISPQYFADLIAWGAIGARTTESQSHRQLASGLSCPVGFKNGTDGNMKIAVDAIKAAAAPHHFLSVTKSGHSAIFSTSGNEDCHIILRGGKEPNYDAASVNAACDELAKSGLAQRVMIDFSHANSSKKYQKQMDVSTDVAAQLAAGDQRIVGVMVESHLNPGRQDITAGKALEYGVSVTDACIGWADTEKLLQQLAAAVRERRKNTPE, from the coding sequence ATGACTTATAACACCGATGACGTACGCATTCGCGGCACCAAGGAATTGGCGCCGCCGTTGCAACTGATGCGCGAATTTCCGTGCACGGAGAAGGCGTCGAGCACGGTGTACCGCGCGCGCGATGAAATCCACCGGATCATGCATCGCGGCGACGACCGTTTGTTGGTGATTGTGGGCCCCTGCTCGATACACGATTACGATGCGGCCATTGAATATGCCCAACGCCTGCAGGCGCTGCGTATCAGTCTTGAGCCCGATCTCACCATTGTCATGCGGGTGTATTTTGAAAAGCCTCGCACCACGGTAGGTTGGAAAGGCTTCATCAACGATCCGAATCTGGACGAGAGTTTCGATATCAACAAGGGTCTCAAACTGTCGAGAAAATTGCTGCTCGACATCAATGAGATGGGATTGGCCGCGGCGACCGAATATCTGGACCTGATTTCGCCGCAGTACTTTGCCGACTTGATTGCATGGGGCGCTATTGGCGCACGCACGACAGAAAGCCAGTCGCATCGCCAGCTCGCGTCAGGTTTGTCGTGTCCGGTCGGATTCAAGAACGGCACGGACGGTAACATGAAGATCGCCGTCGATGCCATCAAGGCCGCCGCGGCCCCGCACCACTTTCTGTCGGTCACCAAGAGCGGCCATTCGGCGATTTTCTCGACATCAGGAAATGAAGACTGCCACATCATCCTGCGAGGCGGAAAAGAACCAAACTACGATGCGGCAAGCGTCAACGCCGCCTGTGATGAATTGGCCAAATCCGGACTTGCGCAGCGGGTGATGATCGATTTCTCGCACGCGAACTCGAGCAAGAAATACCAGAAGCAGATGGACGTTTCCACGGATGTTGCCGCGCAACTGGCGGCGGGCGACCAGCGCATCGTTGGCGTGATGGTGGAGAGCCACCTGAATCCGGGCCGTCAGGATATCACCGCCGGCAAAGCGCTGGAATATGGGGTTTCGGTCACCGACGCCTGCATCGGCTGGGCGGATACCGAGAAACTCCTGCAGCAACTTGCCGCCGCGGTGCGCGAACGCCGCAAGAATACGCCCGAATAA